From the Trichocoleus sp. FACHB-46 genome, one window contains:
- the hemB gene encoding porphobilinogen synthase, whose protein sequence is MFPIHRPRRLRSNPQLRRMVCENVLTTQDLIYPLFAVPGTSIAKEVVSMPGVYQLSIDKIVEEAKEVYDLGIPAIILFGIPEDKDAEATGAWHDCGIVQKAASAVKQAVPDLIVIADTCLCEYTNHGHCGYLELGDLTGRVLNDPTLELLKKTAVAQANAGVDIIAPSGMMDGFVQAIRAALDEAGFEGIPILSYAAKYASAYYGPFRDAAESTPQFGDRRTYQMDPGNAREALKEIQLDIAEGADMLMVKPALAYMDIIWRVKEATNLPVAAYNVSGEYSMIKAAALNGWVDEQRVVLETLTSFKRAGADLILTYHAKDAARWLAKGHF, encoded by the coding sequence ATGTTTCCAATTCATCGTCCTCGTCGGCTCAGAAGCAATCCGCAACTCCGGCGGATGGTATGCGAAAACGTTTTAACCACTCAAGACCTGATCTATCCTCTCTTTGCGGTTCCGGGTACCAGCATTGCCAAAGAAGTGGTGTCGATGCCTGGTGTCTACCAGTTATCTATAGACAAAATTGTCGAAGAAGCCAAAGAAGTTTACGACCTGGGAATTCCAGCCATCATCTTGTTTGGCATCCCAGAAGATAAAGATGCAGAAGCGACGGGAGCTTGGCACGATTGCGGCATTGTGCAAAAAGCTGCGAGTGCAGTTAAACAAGCCGTTCCCGACCTGATCGTGATTGCCGATACCTGCTTATGTGAATACACCAATCACGGTCATTGTGGCTATTTGGAACTGGGTGACTTAACGGGAAGAGTCTTGAATGACCCCACCCTAGAACTACTCAAGAAGACCGCTGTGGCTCAAGCCAACGCAGGGGTAGATATCATTGCACCTTCTGGGATGATGGATGGGTTTGTGCAGGCGATCCGAGCTGCTTTAGATGAAGCAGGGTTTGAGGGGATTCCCATTCTCTCCTACGCTGCTAAATATGCTTCCGCTTACTACGGGCCATTCCGCGATGCTGCCGAATCAACACCACAATTTGGCGATCGCCGCACCTACCAGATGGACCCTGGCAACGCCCGTGAAGCCTTGAAAGAAATCCAACTGGACATCGCAGAAGGGGCAGACATGCTGATGGTGAAGCCTGCCTTGGCCTACATGGACATCATCTGGCGAGTCAAAGAAGCAACGAATTTGCCTGTGGCTGCCTACAATGTTTCTGGCGAGTACTCCATGATTAAAGCCGCCGCCCTCAACGGTTGGGTGGATGAGCAGCGCGTGGTGCTGGAAACGCTGACTAGCTTTAAGCGAGCGGGTGCTGACCTGATTCTCACTTATCACGCGAAAGATGCGGCTCGTTGGTTAGCGAAAGGCCACTTCTAA
- the hemC gene encoding hydroxymethylbilane synthase → MTQTQATDSPAIHSTRTVRIGSRKSQLALVQTYWVRDQLQQRFPGITFEVHTMSTQGDNILDVALAKIGDKGLFTKELELGMLNREIDFAVHSLKDLPTNLPEGLTLAAVTERENPADALVVQEKYKGCQIDTLPAGAVIGTSSLRRLAQLRHLFPQYTLKDVRGNLNTRLAKLDAGEYDALILAAAGLQRLGMSDRIHQILPAEVSLYAVGQGALGIECRADDVEVISLLKAIEHIPTRDRVLAERAFLRELEGGCQVPIGVHTQLDGETLALTGLVASVDGQQLLKDTVIGSANEAEQVGIQLAHSLRQQGAQEILDQIFVAARH, encoded by the coding sequence ATGACACAAACTCAAGCTACTGACTCTCCTGCTATCCATTCCACTCGTACCGTCCGCATCGGTTCTCGGAAAAGCCAACTCGCCCTAGTGCAAACCTATTGGGTGCGTGATCAGTTGCAGCAACGCTTCCCTGGTATCACGTTTGAAGTCCATACCATGTCTACCCAAGGTGACAATATCTTGGATGTAGCTCTGGCTAAGATTGGCGATAAGGGACTGTTTACCAAAGAGCTGGAACTCGGTATGTTGAACCGAGAGATTGACTTTGCAGTGCATTCACTGAAAGATCTGCCGACCAATCTCCCTGAAGGTTTAACTCTAGCTGCGGTGACCGAGCGAGAAAACCCAGCTGATGCTTTGGTGGTGCAGGAAAAATACAAAGGTTGTCAAATTGATACGCTACCCGCTGGGGCTGTCATTGGTACTTCTTCGCTGCGACGACTGGCTCAATTACGACACCTGTTTCCCCAATACACCCTCAAGGATGTGCGCGGTAACTTGAACACCCGCCTTGCCAAACTAGATGCAGGCGAATATGATGCTCTGATTTTAGCGGCAGCTGGTTTGCAGCGCTTAGGCATGAGCGATCGCATTCACCAAATCCTTCCGGCTGAGGTTTCGCTCTATGCAGTCGGACAGGGAGCTTTGGGGATCGAATGCCGTGCTGATGATGTAGAAGTTATATCCCTTCTGAAAGCGATCGAACATATCCCTACTCGCGATCGCGTTTTGGCTGAGCGGGCTTTTCTGCGAGAACTTGAGGGAGGGTGCCAAGTACCGATTGGGGTGCATACCCAGCTCGACGGCGAAACGTTAGCCTTAACTGGGTTGGTTGCCAGTGTCGATGGTCAACAGTTACTCAAAGATACTGTCATTGGTTCTGCAAATGAGGCAGAACAGGTTGGTATTCAGCTCGCCCACAGTTTGCGGCAGCAAGGAGCTCAGGAAATCCTCGATCAAATTTTTGTAGCTGCACGGCACTAA